The Hyla sarda isolate aHylSar1 unplaced genomic scaffold, aHylSar1.hap1 scaffold_3215, whole genome shotgun sequence DNA segment caggagaggagtgtaccgatcttatagatgatcagaccccggtacaggggatgtcaggagaggagtgtaccgatcttatagatgatcagaccccggtacaggagatgtcaggagaggagtgtaccgatcttatagatgatcagaccccggtacaggagatgtcaggagaggagtgtaccgatcttatagatgatcagaccccggtacaggagatgtcaggagaggagtgtaccgatcttatagatgatcagaccccggtacaggagatgtcaggagaggagtgtaccgatcttatagatgatcagaccccggtacaggagatgtcaggagaggagtgtaccgatcttatagatgatcagaccccggtacaggagatgtcaggagaggagtgtaccgatcttatagatgatcagaccccggtacaggagatgtcaggagaggagtgtaccgatcttatagatgatcagaccccggtacaggagatgtcaggagaggagtgtaccgatcttatagatgatcagaccccggtacaggagatgtcaggagaggagtgtaccgatcttatagatgatcagaccccggtacaggagatgtcaggagaggagtgtaccgatcttatagatgatcagaccccggtacaggagatgtcaggagaggagtgtaccgatcttatagatgatcagaccccggtacaggagatgtcaggagaggagtgtaccgatCTTATAGATGATCAGAGCCCGGTACAggagatgtcaggagaggagtgtaccgatCTTATAGATGATCAGAGCCCGGTACAggagatgtcaggagaggagtgtaccgatcttatagatgatcagaccccggtacaggggatgtcaggagaggagtgtaccgatcttatagatgatcagaccccggtacaggggatgtcaggagaggagtgtaccgatcttatagatgatcagaccccggtacaggggatgtcaggagaggagtgtaccgatcttatagatgatcagaccccggtacaggggatgtcaggagaggagtgtaccgatcttatagatgatcagaccccggtacaggggatgtcaggagaggagtgtaccgatcttatagatgatcagaccccggtacaggggatgtcaggagaggagtgtaccgatcttatagatgatcagaccccggtacaggagatgtcaggagaggagtgtaccgatcttatagatgatcagaccccggtacagaggatgtcaggagaggagtgtaccgatcttatagatgatcagaccccggtacaggagatgtcaggagaggagtgtaccgatcttatagatgatcagaccccggtacaggggatgtcaggagaggagtgtaccgatcttatagatgatcagaccccggtacaggagatgtcaggagaggagtgtaccgatcttatagatgatcagaccccggtacaggggatgtcaggagaggagtgtaccgattttatagatgatcagaccccggtacaggggatgtcaggagaggagtgtaccgatcttatagatgatcagaccccggtacaggggatgtcaggagaggagtgtaccgatcttatagatgatcagaccccggtacagaggatgtcaggagaggagtgtaccgatCTTATAGATGAACAGACCCCGGTACAggagatgtcaggagaggagtgtaccgatCTTATAGATGAACAGACCCCGGTACAggagatgtcaggagaggagtgtaccgatCTTATAGATGAACAGACCCCGGTACAggagatgtcaggagaggagtgtaccgatcttatagatgatcagaccccggtacaggagatgtcaggagaggagtgtaccgatcttatagatgatcagaccccggtacaggagatgtcaggagaggagtgtaccgatcttatagatgatcagaccccggtacaggagatgtcaggagaggagtgtaccgatcttatagatgatcagaccccggtacaggagatgtcaggagaggagtgtaccgatcttatagatgatcagaccccggtacaggggatgtcaggagaggagtgtaccgatcttatagatgatcagaccccggtacagaggatgtcaggagaggagtgtaccgatcttatagatgatcagaccccagtacagaggatgtcaggagaggagtgtaccgatcttatagatgatcagaccccagtacaggagatgtcaggagaggagtgtaccgatcttatagatgatcagaccccagtacagaggatgtcaggagaggagtgtaccgatCTTATAGGTGACTAGACCTCAGCATacatacgtacatacatacatacatgtaatatatacataCTCACCAAATGCAAAGATGTTGTCCCAGTATTCGATGTACAATTTGTAGTAGGGGAGAATATCATTGGTCCATGGAGGTAAAATGGAGACAAAAACGGAATATTTCAGCATATTTCCTATAGAGTCAATGAATTTCTTGGTCTCCAGAGGAATGTTCTTCTCTAAGCAGCCGATACGAGTCTCAAAGAGAATGTAGGAAATTCCTAGGATAAAACAACAtcagataaaaataaaagagcCGGTGGATAACATATCAGACAACACACGGACACAGCAGGAGGATCACTCTAGGGACGTCAAATACGCtacctgtgaccctacccttaggatctatgcacatgtacagtattctgcacagatatgatgcacaggatttaaagctgcagattacaATGTAAACTAATTAACTGAACACAgattcaaatatgtgcaggatactgtgtgtgaatagacccttaaattcCTCCTCATTTTCAACATCTCTGTCAGTGAATACAAGAACCATCCATTTATATTCTCAGGTTGTAAATCAcatacatagctcgtcctgctctcagctgagtacTGTAgacaattatatccagtctagacaatgctctgcgagctaaacatcctggaccccagactgatacattgtacatagctagtcctgctctatgCGGAGTACTGTAgacaattatatccagtctagacaatgctctgcgagctaaacatcctggaccccagactgatacattgtacatagctcgtcctgctctcagctgagaagtgatacaagtatatccagtctagacaatgctctgcgagctaaacatcctggaacccagactgatacattgtacatagctcgtcctgctctatgCTGATAAGTGATACAagtatatccagtctagacaatgctctgcgagctaaacatcctggaacccagactgatacattgtacatagctcgtcctgctctatgCTGAGAAGTTATACAagtatatccagtctagacaatgctctgcgagctaaacatcctggaacccagactgatacattgtacatagctagtcctgctctatgCTGAGTACTGTAgacaattatatccagtctagacaatgctctgcgagctaaacatcctggaacccaaactgatacattgtacatagctcgtcctgctctatgCTGAGTACTGTAgacaattatatccagtctagacaatgctctgcgagctaaacatcctggaacccaaactgatacattgtacatagctcgtcctgctctatgCTGAGTACTGTAgacaattatatccagtctagacaatgctctgcgagctaaacatcctggaacccaaactgatacattgtacatagctagtcctgctctatgCTGAGTACTGTAgacaattatatccagtctagacaatgctctgcgagctaaacatcctggaacccaaactgatacattgtacatagctcgtcctgctctatgCTGAGTACTGTAgacaattatatccagtctagacaacgcTCTgggagctaaacagcctggacttcaCATGGATACACTGTAGCAAACATCAGGTATATACCCTTCATGACACTGATAACAATACAACATCTATGACTTCCCACATAAGTGATGAGtgaccaggatctccccctcaaATATTCAAACCCAAGGTCACAGCGCACAGAGAGCCAATAGTAATCCTGCTGCTTTATTTAATCCCCATACACAATAAAGGGCCTCTGGCAGTGATGATCGGTTTGGACATTTGCGGTCACCGGTTTGGCACCTTTTAGATCACGTTAAGTGCTGCCTCTCCCATTACATCTCACCTTCAAAGGCAAACCTATAAAAAATGCTTGCAATGTCGTTGACCATGACCCCCGAGGGAGATTCCTTCCTGACATTGTCCAGGGTGTCCAAAAAATCTGTGACCACTTCATTCACTGCCCCGGTGTACAGCACCGCCTCAGCCGGCTTCAGCATCCGCTTATTCAGGACAGAACGGAGCGTATGCCAGCGGTGACCTTCcctgcacaaacagacatcacaTTGTAACACATAATCAGCATACGCACTGTGTCAGACCCTGCGCTCAGTCTTAACATCACATAGGGTTAAATAATTGAATAGTGAGCGAAGTGACCATGCAGGAAAGATCCTCAAAATAATAAGTGCAGCTCTGAGGGGACTAGAGAATAACATACGGTgtaacagaagaatagtgagtgcagctctggaggtgactggaggataagatatgatgtaacaggagaatagtgagtgcagctctggaggtgactggaggataagacatggtgtaacagaagaatagtgagtgcagctctggaggtgactggaggataagatatggtgtaacagaagaatagtgagtgcagctctgagggGACTAGAGAATAACATATGGTgtaacagaagaatagtgagtgcagctctggaggtgactggaggataagatatgatgtaacaggagaatagtgagtgcagtactggaggtgactggaggataagatatgatgtaacaggagaatagagagtgcagcgctggaggtgactggaggataagatatgatgtaacaggagaatagtgagtgcagtactggaggtgactggaggataagatatgatgtaacaggagaatagagagtgcagcgctggaggtgactggaggataagatatgatgtaacaggagaatagagagtgcagcgctggaggtgactggaggataagatatgatgtaacaggagaatagagagtgcagcgctggaggtgactggaggataagatatgatgtaacaggagaatagtaagtgcagctctggagaatacaacatgatgtaacaggagaatagtgagtgcagctctggaggtgactggaggataagacatgatgtaacaggagaatagtgagtgcagcactggaggtgactggaggataagatatgatgtaacaggagaatagtgagtgcagcgctggaggtgactggaggataagatatgatgtaacaggagaatagtgagtgcagcgctggaggtgactggaggataagatatgatgtaacaggagaatagtgagtgcagtgctggaggtgactggaggataagatatgatgtaacaggagaatagtgagtgcagtgctggaggtgactggaggataagatatgatgtaacaggagaatagtaagtgcagctctggagaatacgacatgatgtaacaggggaatagtgagtgcagcgctggaggtgactggaggataagatatgatgtaacaggagaatagtgagtgcagtgctggaggtgactggaggataagatatgatgtaacaggagaatagtaagtgcagctctggagaatacgacatgatgtaacaggggaatagtgagtgcagcgctggaggtgactggaggataagatatgatgtaacaggagaatagtgagtgcagctctggaggtgactggaggataagatatgatgtaacaggagaatagtaagtgcagctctggagaatacgACATGATGTAACacgagaatagtgagtgcagctctggaggtgactggaggataagatatgatgtaacaggagaatagtgagtgcagcactggaggtgactggagaataCAACATGATGTAACacgagaatagtgagtgcagctctggaggtgactggaggataagatatgatgtaacaggagaatagtgagtgcagcactggaggtgactggaggataagatatgatgtaacaggagaatagagtgtgcagctctggaggtgactggagaataagacatgatgtaacaggagaatagtgagtgcagcgctggaggtgactggaggataagatatgatgtaacaggagaatagtgagtgcagctctggaggtgactggaggataagacatgatgtaacaggagaatagtgagtgcagctctggaggtgactggaggataagatatgatgtaacaggagaatagtgagtgcagcactggaggtgactggaggataagatatgatgtaacaggagaatagtaagtgcagctctggagaatacgacatgatgtaacaggagaatagtaagtgcagctctggagaatacaACATGATGTAACacgagaatagtgagtgcagctctggaggtgactggaggataagatatgatgtaacaggagaatagtgagtgcagcgctggaggtgactggaggataggacatgatgtaacaggagaatagtgagtgcagctctggaggtgactggaggataagacatgatgtaacaggagaatagtgagtgcagcactggaggtgactggaggataagacatgatgtaacaggagaatagtgagtgcagcactggaggtgactggaggataagatatgatgtaacaggagaatagtgagtgcagctctggaggtgactggaggataagacatgatgtaacaggagaatagtgagtgcagctctggaggtgactggaggataagatatgatgtaacaggagaatagtgagtgcagctctggaggtgactggaggataagatatgatgtaacaggagaatagtgagtgcagcactggaggtgactggaggataagatatgatgtaaaagGAGAATAGTGagagcagctctggaggtgactggaggataagacatgatgtaacaggagaatagtgagtgcagctctggaggtgactggaggataagatatgatgtaacaggagaatagtgagtgcagctctggaggtgactggaggataagacatgatgtaacaggagaatagtgagtgcagctctggaggtgactggaggataagatatgatgtaacaggagaatagtgagtgcagctctggaggtgactggaggataagacatgatgtaacaggagaatagtgagtgcagctctggaggtgactggaggataagatatgatgtaacaggagaatagtgagtgcagcactggaggtgactggaggataagatatgatgtaacaggagaatagtgagtgcagctctggaggtgactggaggataagatatgatgtaacaggagaatagtgagagcagctctggaggtgactggaggataagacatgatgtaacaggagaatagtgagtgcagctctggaggtgactggaggataagacatgatgtaacaggagaatagtgagtgcagctctggaggtgactggaggataagatatgatgtaacaggagaatagtgagtgcagcgctggaggtgactggaggataagatatgatgtaacaggagaatagcgagtgcagctctggaggtgatgaATTATCTTGTCGGAGCCTACGTTCCAATCCCAGTTCTGCTTTCCTTCCCTATGACATCTTACTAATCCTAGTATATTCTACCGTAGTGCATTG contains these protein-coding regions:
- the LOC130329797 gene encoding sterol 26-hydroxylase, mitochondrial-like; the encoded protein is MRSDMELWKVHRRLRDLALGPFTEEGHRWHTLRSVLNKRMLKPAEAVLYTGAVNEVVTDFLDTLDNVRKESPSGVMVNDIASIFYRFAFEGISYILFETRIGCLEKNIPLETKKFIDSIGNMLKYSVFVSILPPWTNDILPYYKLYIEYWDNIFAFGEYVYITCMYVCTYVC